The genomic window TTTTCGACTTTACAATTTGCAGGATGTTATTTTAACTATCTCAttgttttattgaataaaattatttacacctttatttatcaatatttgACTATATAACATTGGAAATTCGATAAAGGTTCATGcaaatatacgtattttttcattaaactacctttaaattgtaatatatatgaaaaagaatatgaCCAGTATcatgggagaaaaaaaaaagaaaaaaaaaaatacatgagCGGGACTCGATCCAGCGATCCAGCAGCTACGGATATTGAACGCTCATTGCTCGGCCGCCGTCGCCTCGTTGTCAGTGTCATTACGCACCAGTACAATTTGAATTATGTAAGATTTCTCCTGcgattttctcgaaaacgTCAAAGTTGTACGTCTTGCTACTTGCACATTATGTTGTTCTAATGGAGTAAGAAAAGTGtacaaagtttgaagaaaatccGTGATCCGAACGTCATTCGTTCCCCTTGTTAGAACTGACATCACAATTAATAATGACCATAGGAAAACTCAATATCTTGtgtcatttgaaaattatgtttcACATGTATCATATTCATGGTGAATGCAAGCTTGCAAAACCAGTTGTTTAAAATTAGGCCTACTTGATCAGTATCTCATTCTTCCTAATATTACTCCTCACATACCTATACAATTTCTCCCACTAATGATGTCTAACTATTATTTTCCAACATATATCAATGTTAAAGGAATAGAGATTTTGTTtagaaattcttctttttttttaggtaGCCTCAATCATATGAGGAAAATTgtttattggaaaattatgCCATGtcggtattcaaatttaaattaatcatGCAATAAATTCAACTGATCGGTTATTTACCTGGACAATTTCATCACCTTCTTCCATTTTACCGCATTGATGTGCTGCAGATCCGAATTTAATTTCAGCTATTTGATGAGCACCATGGAACGATGGCAATATGTAGAAGCCCTGAACataaaacatttttgaattatttcaactaACAATATTTATCATGGAACATTAATcatgaaattattcatctgattgtgagtaaaaaatttacaactgtATTGCGTTTTAAtcttgatatatatatacagggtgtcctaTTGCTGAAAATATGCTCAAATATATCAAAAACTAAGCATTAAATTGAACAATGTGTCGGACAAAAATTGTTGTATATGAAGGGGGACATCAGATGAGCATCCCAGTTTTTGGATCTGGGGCCTTTGCTGGGCCCATTGGGGCCCAactttcgtttttcaaatgGAACctgctattttttattttactttcgtATTTCTCATTAAAAAGTAAGTTTTACTCCTAGTAATTTTTTAGTTATCGTCTTCAAATAAGCGTAAAACTTTATTAGAAGTTTTCTCGTGAGAAAAGTGGTAATACATCAATCACTGtcaagaatttaaaaatgagaaCAAATTCTACAATGAATAGAATTGTTCAATGTTGAAAAGTGGTTAGGCGCTTGTTTATGTTTGTTTTTAAGCATTGCCAAGCATTTAAGAACTGTGGGAATTAGCGTCACTTGATGTATACCCTAGGGAGGTTGTTTggtcagatttttaaaaacttttttttcacttttgaccGAAACATCTTTCAATTTAATGATTAAATTTCGATATATTGGtgcgtatttaaaaaaatgagacaCCCTGTATTAGCGTAGACATGAAAATTAGTCATCACTACGTACACTATTAAAAGATTGATTTTATATGAGATAATTTAATCGGACAAAAGAATTCTGTATAAATCCTTGTAATTGCATTTAAATAGTATTTCATACTGCTGAAATAGGTTCCATAATTGAATTGTAAGTAGAATACAGAACTCCATGGTCGTATTAAATTCAGATTGTACACAAGAAGTATTATCTGCAGAGGAAatgacaatcttaccgacatTCATGCTTTATCTCAAACGGATGTGGTTGCTAAGCATTCATTGATGTTTATTGATAATATTGAAAAGTCTCATAAGAATCTTTTACTCAATTAACAATAACTTTATCTCGATCAAATTAAATCTTATTATTACtgttttatataaatattgcacaacttttaaatatatattgcaTAGTATCATACGATGTATATGAGAAATTGAATAAGTTAATTATGAAGCTGATTTCATTGTCAAAAGAAAGATATCAGAAAAAATGCTATAGAAAAACGATTACTTTTCATTACTTACCAAATCATCACCTGGCCTTTTCTTTAACGTTGCTAAATCCAGACTCGCTGGCTGTAATATCATCGGATCGGCCATGTCTTGTATAATGTAATCAGCCAATTTAGCTAGTTGTCCACAAGTAGTTCTTATCTCTTCAATCGGTCTTTCAGCGAATCTGTCACGTTGAGCGCAGGTCGCCATTTCTATGGAAAGCTTCAACAACTCGGCCTTTTTATCATTGTATTCTAGTTGGCCGCTAAACGGAGATCGATCAAGCCAACAGACCAAAGGCTTCAGAGATGTTACAACCGATGCTACGTCGGATAAAGTTTGAGTGGTGACGGGTTTAGAATCGGTTTGTCGAGATAATTCATTATGCAGACTGTGGGCCTGACAAGACAGTCGTAATGCCAGAAGCTGCAAATTTTCATGGTCAAGTTCATAGTGAAAGTTTCTCAAATACTCAACAGCTTCGAGAATTATTTCTTGATGGCCAAGCTTCAGTACCCCAAGGTGTTCTAAGTCTTCCGGTCTGAGATTCAGTAGTTGTTGACCATTCACAACATGGTTCATAAAACTGTGAACGTACGGTAACACCGAATTGTCTAAGCCTGTCGAGAGAATTGCAAGAACGTATTAGCAAATGATgaatgttaaaaattattgtcaaaaaaatataaaggaCTTTGGCAAAAGTGAATCTGATTTATGGGTAAAAATGTATGAGAACTTTACAGAaagatattttatacaatcacCCTGAACGATGCACCCTGACTAAGAATGCATAATAATTATCAGATCTGGAATGAATGCATCATTGAAGTTTCAAGTAACAAAGgagagaattatttttagaacaacaaaaacaaacgaaagaCGTTCATTCAGTCACGCACATATCGAATTTATCAATGGATTACGCAATTAGTCATACTGAATGAACGAAATTAGCCTTCACAAACGAAGTTTGTATTTGTATAACATACATGTATGGACGTAATAAACTACGAGGGCCGGGGGGCGTATACAGGAAATGGAGTTTTCGCGTCGTATAATACGAAAAACCGTCACTGAATTAATACGTACGATTCTAAGCACTTACAATGTGGCATAACAAATATTACGAAGTAATAATCAAGCCTTCCACGTACCTTTCAACCACTCACACACCTGATCTGTCTTCCATTCTGCGACATTGACGTACGCCATGGTTGGCTATTCATCTCTGACTAAAGATCGTCCAACACGAAACTCTCCCTCATGCTCTCCCTCCTCGCTGTGATCCCAATTCGCCTGGAGTTAAGGAGCCCGAACGCTGTACTATGGATGTGGACCCTGAAAGCGACGCAAAAGATATATAGGCTGTGGTGGCGCTGCTGTCGTCAGTATAGGATataagtattattattacagcaATGACCGGGCGTCGATAACGAATACTCCACACCTCATAGCATCACCAATGCCATACTTCATATCCTATACTCAAGGTCATTAGCCTATACTGACAAAACAAGCGCGCTCGTGGCTGAATTTCGAACTACAACCAACATATATCTTTTTCGACGATTTCAGCGTCCAAATTTATCATGATTCTCGTGTGCCGTTCGACCTCCTTAACTCTAGGCTCCATGTCCATGAGTGTGAAATGTATATCAGTGGTGTAAACACGGTCTTATAGACAGGTCTGGGAACTCCGGCTGTAAAACCGTGCTCGAAAATGAAGCCGATGTTGTGAAATTTCGCCGCTAGCGCTAGTGAGGGAGAGGCCTACTTAggccgtgttcgtaaattgactgacagtactgaaaattccctaggacagagtcAGAGCTATTCACGAACTTGAAagcgcaaaagagatgaaagattgctgacagtactgtcagtcaattttcgaacacggcctAAGTAGgcctctccctccctcctttAGTACGCATACACCGGTTTCGGAGATTGCAGCGCTCCGGTCTTTGGTGCACAAATTGAGAAACACAGGCTACAAGACGGTCACGCtgcgttatatgtataggaAGAGGCTTGGAGTGCCCAGACCAGTGGCCCAGACTTGTCTATAAGACCGTGGTGTGAAGACTGGTAACCTCTCTCCATCAACGTTGCAGGCAACGCACAGAGAGAAGCCTGAGAGAGCCCACGCTAGCGTTTTTCGTGTTCCCGATTTCGTAGCGCACTCTGACACGAAATAGATTTCTGGAACTAATTTTCGAGGTGCATTGTCGGTAAGCGCATGTTGTTAACAGACCAACACTGCCGTCTTTAGCATCACGGAGGCAAGTTGATGTTCgtaatttgttcaatttttactgctgctgctgatcgCCGTAAAAGTGTTTTGTATCATTCACTGCTTTCGTAATGCCAAATACGGCAGAGTATTAAACGTTACCAACATGCCTTTACCATGCACCTCGAAAATTAGTTCCAGAAGCCTGGCTTGTCAGAGAGCGCTACGAGATTCGCAACACTCTCAAGCTTTTCTCGGTAATGCAGCACGTTAGTTTTTCCAACTCCCGTCGTGAACGCTTCACTTAGTAGAACTCCACAGCTGGCGTATGCATAAATTTCTCGTTTCCTTACATACGTGATTGAGTATTGCTAAAGCAGCTAGCCGTGTGCATTCCTTTGAATAATGCAAAAGGGCATGAGGTGCGCGGGGGTATTGGCAGCGCTCTACATTGACCGATTCACTTATGGCATTCCAATGTCAATTGGGTCGGTAACAGTAGGAAATATTCTTACCGAAGCTTACTCCCACCCAATCCCTCACCAAACTTCAGAAAGTTCAATTTAGCTGGCTTTCCATAgcaattttcagaaaatgttACATAGCTTTCCTACAAGCTTTTATTCCGCCAATGCGTAGCCATAGGTACCCTACATTTACTAACTCGCTTATGGGGTTTACAATGTCAGTTGAGTCGATAGTGGTCGGAAATTTCTGTACTGAAGCTTCTCTCGTTTTCTCACGCCGATTTGTACAGAGTTTCAGAATGCTGCCTTTGACAATCTTCAATCAACGTTTCACTATAGAGAGCCGGCCTATGGGAGTAGCGTgacagaaaaatttctttatatttcATCCAGCAGGCATTGTTACAGATCAAGCAACTTATCAGGTGTCGATTTAAATCCCACCAAGACTAAATAATCCCGGATAATTAGCAATTTGAAACCACCGCCGATTGGTTAATTTTGACTGGATAATATAGATTACAGCATTTCATTTGATTTATGATGATTGATACACTATTGTATTTTTCCTCaagatattattaattaccgCGTAATGTTAATTGAAGACAAGTGACTGTAAATTTAATCGAGAAAATGAGAGGCACGAATAAAGATCCAACTTTTGTAATTGCTCGTCTCGTTGACTCCATCGTTGACTGGAGATTTATAATACAACAGTTTGTAATAGAAATATGAtattaaaattcgaaaaattcgtgCATTAGATATTACGTACAACAGAAATATGAGCACACATATAGTGATGAATCAAAACACAAATGGGTTTAAATTAGAATTTTCGAGCGTTGCAGTAATACAGCGCAAAGATGTCGAGGgcgtaattaaaatttgaaacgcGAAGCCGCCATAATCTAATCGCTTACAGGCAGCTGTAGCTCCTCTTTCGAGTAAGTTTGTAAGCATATTTTCACCCTCGACTCGCAATAACCATAACAACTGTATAACCCTGTCGAGTGACAAAGGTTTCCAGGAAATTAGCATTTTTCATTGTGCGAGTCACCCCAATTCCTCCGCTGttcattttcaacgaattATACCGTTAAAACGAGAAGTTCAAGGCAGCTACCTGCGTTTCTGTTCGGTCCCCACTCGTCCTCAGTGGTTGTGAAACGATGTGAAACTTTACATATGGTGTTTAGATTCCGCGTAGGCTGTTTATAACGTGGTATCACGTTTGGTGTATATGCAATATACCTGCCACATCTGTCAATTATAAACCGAAATTCGAGCCATGGTTGAAAATAATGACCTGAAAAGTGAAAGTATCATGAATTTGGCAAACGTCAAATTAATTACAGAAggcaaaaaattattggatGAAACCACACTCAGCGTGAGTATAAAATTCTTACCTGTGCTACCGTCCGATGTTCAgatcttttttttgtcacttgaaaatattaatttattgcatttttgcaataaattaacTACAGAGGTGCATGTTTCTATGTAATGGCAATGAAGTGGCTTATCTAtagtaattttgttttttagacGTTACATTATTACGTGCATACACTTTTGCTATTTGACAGAAGCTTTCATCTCGTTAACTTGTCACGTATGCAATCGTCAATATCGCCATAGAATATTTGAGATTAGTGCAGTTTAAAGTGTTTCATGTAAACCTCCTGTAAATACATACTTCCAGTGGTGCCTCAAAACGTAAGATTCATACTTagggaaaaaattggaatatgtTAAGTAGCCCATACAATGGATGTGTAAATAATgcactcattttttttcttcagataCAActggaaataaaaacaagtttCGAGCATCTAATTGGCGTGTTGAAATCAAGAGAAAAGCAGCTTTTACGTCAGGTGGAAGCCGTCCATGTGCAACAGCTTTCTTTAATACAGTCGAATCTGGATTTAGTATCGTGTAAACCTTTAGTAAACATAGATTTAAGTTCGAGGTATGATATTGAGTCGCAGATATTGCACTTGGGGAAGTTAAaagtatttggaaaaaattgtatgtCTGTAAAAGACACAGAGCCTTATAAAGTCCAGGAATATCAAGATGCAGACAAGGATCATGAAAGTTTTAACAAATCAATTAAATCTGATGATAATATTAGGGAGGTAGTTGAAAAACAGATTGAATTTGAAGCAAATGTTTCGGCATGCGATGAAAATACTCAAACTTATAACAATGGCATGCTCAACTGTTCATGTAACTCAAGTCTAAATTCAAGCTCGGGAAGTGAGAATAAGTCTAATGACGAGTTTAGCACTTTGTCTATGTCAAATTGTACGGTGATTGATAAGCGTTTATTTCTCTCAAACAACGAATCTTCGCCTGAGGCAGGATCAACTGAACCAGATAGCTTGTTAGatttaacaaatgaaaattcaagaataGATATCCCTAATGATTTAGTGAGCTCAGGAGACTCAAAAGAATTATATTCAAAGAACATCACATGTGACAACGTtacaaatattaatttttacaaggaCGTTAATGCAAATAAAGGACAAGGTTTCTTATCCAAACATTCAGTATCATCATGTGAGCCTGACAGAAGTAGACAGATTAGAAGAGATAGCGGTGAACATCCGAAGCAAATACAACAATGGTTACAACAAATTTTAGTTGAAACTGAAACTGAACCAATGGTACACGAGATCGaacaattttctgaaatttctaaagCAAGATTGTCTGGTCAGTTTCCATTAGAGACTTAAAAGGAACTGATGCCACTTTCAACCCTGCTCTTTTAAAGATTAGCCCTTGCGTTCAAACGATAGCTAAGAAATTAAGTTTTTTGAATCCCAATAAACCGGGGCCAAAGTTTCCACGGGTATGGGAAGTAAACCAAAAGTCTGATTTTCCATCGCTACTACTTAAATGATGTactgtaatttatttatttcttgcgTTACTTATGTTTACCGTATTTATAATAGGTCCTTGTCATCTCCTTGTGATgtatttctcaattttgtgCTTTTGTTTCTATGTTTCGAACGAACATCCACATgtataagaaaacaaaaatttgtaaaaatgatcGGAAtgttatattaataaatatagtATTATGTATACTTTAATCTGACGCTTCATTCTCACTTTATGTACCATGGCCAATGCAGTTACAAAAACCTAATCAAGTAAAGGAATCTCTGTAATCAGTTAAACTTCAGGTCTCAGATATTTTAcggagaaaaatcgattcatgCCAATGCTTGACGTTTAGTACTTTCTTATATTCACAAGCTTTAGCTGCAGTCTGTATTTAGTTAAACtcaaatttaagaaaaatcaaagttgCAGTTACAAATGTGAATTTGCATGTCGAACACAGTAATTGCGTGAAAGAGTCCCAACTTTCTCCCACAGTTTATGATAAGAAGAATATATACATtggtttgaaatatttaccatgaaatttgtttatcttaaaagaaaattaaccTTAAATTAGataaacgaacaaaaatacAACATCCAATTTCAGCTTTCATTC from Neodiprion lecontei isolate iyNeoLeco1 chromosome 1, iyNeoLeco1.1, whole genome shotgun sequence includes these protein-coding regions:
- the LOC107223903 gene encoding uncharacterized protein LOC107223903; the protein is MVENNDLKSESIMNLANVKLITEGKKLLDETTLSIQLEIKTSFEHLIGVLKSREKQLLRQVEAVHVQQLSLIQSNLDLVSCKPLVNIDLSSRYDIESQILHLGKLKVFGKNCMSVKDTEPYKVQEYQDADKDHESFNKSIKSDDNIREVVEKQIEFEANVSACDENTQTYNNGMLNCSCNSSLNSSSGSENKSNDEFSTLSMSNCTVIDKRLFLSNNESSPEAGSTEPDSLLDLTNENSRIDIPNDLVSSGDSKELYSKNITCDNVTNINFYKDVNANKGQGFLSKHSVSSCEPDRSRQIRRDSGEHPKQIQQWLQQILVETETEPMVHEIEQFSEISKARLSGQFPLET